The following are from one region of the Streptomyces decoyicus genome:
- a CDS encoding ABC transporter permease — protein sequence MAVAGQVIRSEWTKIRSVRSTVWTLGIAVVVTIGLGVLICTLASDDFGSMPARNRLAFDATNISFAGMGLGQLAMIVFGVLVVSNEYSTGMIRASLAAVPQRGTFLFCKLLVATALVFVVGLVTSFVTFFAGQSVLGELRADIGDPGVLRAVIGGGLYMTLIALFSMAVATMLRSPMLSLGILMPFFFLISNILGNVSATKKIGRYLPDQAGSKIMQVVTPAGEDVPYGPWGGLAIMIAWTAAALVGGYVLLKKRDA from the coding sequence ATGGCGGTGGCCGGGCAGGTCATTCGGTCGGAGTGGACCAAGATCAGGTCGGTGCGGTCCACGGTGTGGACGCTGGGCATCGCCGTCGTGGTCACCATTGGGCTGGGCGTGCTGATCTGCACCCTGGCGAGCGACGACTTCGGCTCGATGCCGGCCAGGAACCGGCTGGCGTTCGACGCCACCAACATCAGCTTCGCCGGAATGGGGCTGGGCCAGCTCGCGATGATCGTCTTCGGGGTGCTGGTGGTCTCGAACGAGTACAGCACCGGCATGATCCGTGCCTCGCTGGCGGCCGTGCCCCAGCGCGGCACCTTTCTGTTCTGCAAGCTTCTCGTGGCCACCGCGCTGGTCTTCGTCGTCGGCCTGGTGACCAGCTTCGTGACGTTCTTCGCCGGACAGTCGGTACTGGGCGAACTCCGGGCGGATATCGGCGATCCGGGCGTATTGCGCGCGGTGATCGGCGGCGGGCTCTATATGACGCTGATCGCGCTGTTCTCGATGGCGGTCGCCACGATGCTGCGCAGCCCGATGCTCTCGCTGGGCATTCTGATGCCGTTCTTTTTCCTGATTTCCAACATTCTCGGAAATGTCTCGGCGACGAAGAAAATCGGCCGCTATCTGCCGGATCAGGCGGGCTCGAAAATCATGCAGGTGGTGACGCCGGCCGGCGAGGATGTGCCGTACGGTCCGTGGGGCGGACTGGCCATCATGATCGCCTGGACGGCCGCGGCACTTGTCGGCGGATACGTACTCCTCAAAAAGCGGGACGCCTGA
- the meaB gene encoding methylmalonyl Co-A mutase-associated GTPase MeaB: MVDVPQLVEQARQGRPRAVARLISLVEGASPELREVMAALAPLTGNAYVVGLTGSPGVGKSTTTSALVTAYRKTGKRVGVLAVDPSSPFSGGALLGDRVRMSEHASDPGVYIRSMATRGHLGGLAWAAPQAIRVLDAAGCDVVLVETVGVGQSEVEIASQADTSVVLLAPGMGDGIQAAKAGILEIGDVYVVNKADRDGADATARELNHMLGLGESRTPGDWRPPIVKTVAARGEGVDEVVEALEKHRAWMEERGVLAERRRSRAAHEVETIAVTALRERIGDLRGDRRLDALAERIVSGETDPYRAADELVDGLTNGD; the protein is encoded by the coding sequence ATGGTGGACGTCCCACAGCTGGTGGAGCAGGCACGGCAGGGCCGGCCGAGGGCCGTGGCGCGGCTGATCTCTCTCGTGGAGGGGGCGTCACCGGAGCTGCGCGAGGTGATGGCGGCCCTGGCGCCGCTCACCGGCAACGCCTATGTGGTCGGGCTCACCGGCTCGCCCGGCGTCGGGAAGTCCACCACCACCTCCGCGCTGGTGACGGCGTACCGCAAGACGGGCAAACGGGTCGGCGTGCTCGCCGTCGACCCGTCGTCGCCGTTCTCCGGGGGCGCGCTCCTCGGCGACCGCGTACGGATGAGCGAGCACGCCTCTGATCCCGGCGTCTACATCCGCTCGATGGCCACCCGGGGCCATCTGGGCGGCCTGGCATGGGCCGCGCCACAGGCGATCCGGGTGCTGGACGCGGCGGGCTGCGACGTGGTCCTCGTCGAGACGGTCGGTGTCGGCCAGTCCGAGGTGGAGATCGCGTCCCAGGCCGATACGAGCGTGGTGCTGCTCGCGCCCGGTATGGGTGACGGGATCCAGGCGGCCAAGGCCGGAATCCTGGAGATCGGCGACGTCTACGTCGTCAACAAGGCGGACCGCGACGGGGCCGACGCCACCGCCCGCGAGCTCAACCACATGCTGGGGCTGGGCGAGTCCCGGACGCCCGGTGACTGGCGGCCGCCGATCGTCAAGACGGTGGCGGCACGCGGCGAGGGCGTCGACGAGGTCGTCGAGGCGCTGGAGAAGCACCGGGCCTGGATGGAGGAGCGCGGCGTCCTTGCCGAGCGGCGCCGCTCCCGCGCGGCCCACGAGGTCGAGACGATCGCGGTCACGGCGCTGCGGGAACGGATCGGGGACCTGCGGGGGGACCGGCGCCTGGACGCGCTGGCCGAGCGCATCGTCTCGGGCGAGACGGATCCGTACCGGGCGGCCGATGAGTTGGTCGACGGGTTGACGAACGGGGACTGA
- a CDS encoding acetyl-CoA C-acetyltransferase — protein MIVAGARTPMGRLLGSLRTFSGADLGAVAIKAALDRAGIGGDQVQYVIMGQVLQAGAGQIPARQAAVKAGIPMNVPALTVNKVCLSGLDAIALADQLIRAGEFDVIVAGGQESMTNAPHLLPKSREGFKYGAVEMLDAMAHDGLTDAYEGVAMGESTEKHNTRLGIARPEQDEVAARSHQRAAAAQKNGLFEAEITPVEIPQRKGEPVVFSKDEGIRGETTAESLGKLRPAFAKDGTITAGTSSQISDGAAAVVVMSKAKAEELGLEWIAEIGAHGNVAGPDNSLQSQPSNAINHALGKDGLTVGDLDLIEINEAFAAVAVQSMKDLGVSPEKVNVNGGAIALGHPIGMSGARIVLHLALELRRRGGGVGAAALCGGGGQGDALIIRVPGK, from the coding sequence GTGATCGTGGCGGGAGCGCGCACCCCGATGGGGCGGCTCCTGGGATCCCTGCGGACCTTCTCCGGCGCCGACCTGGGCGCCGTCGCGATCAAGGCGGCACTGGACCGGGCGGGCATCGGCGGCGACCAGGTGCAGTACGTGATCATGGGCCAGGTGCTCCAGGCCGGGGCAGGGCAGATCCCGGCACGCCAGGCCGCCGTCAAGGCCGGCATCCCCATGAACGTCCCCGCGCTGACCGTCAACAAGGTCTGTCTCTCCGGTCTCGACGCCATCGCGCTGGCCGACCAGCTCATCCGCGCGGGTGAGTTCGACGTCATCGTGGCCGGCGGCCAGGAGTCCATGACCAACGCCCCGCACCTGCTCCCGAAGTCCCGTGAGGGCTTCAAGTACGGCGCCGTCGAGATGCTCGACGCGATGGCGCACGACGGCCTCACGGACGCCTACGAAGGCGTGGCCATGGGCGAGTCGACCGAGAAGCACAACACCCGTTTGGGCATCGCCCGGCCGGAGCAGGACGAGGTCGCCGCGCGCTCCCACCAGCGGGCCGCCGCCGCCCAGAAGAACGGGCTCTTCGAGGCCGAGATCACCCCCGTGGAGATCCCGCAGCGCAAGGGCGAGCCGGTCGTCTTCAGCAAGGACGAGGGCATCCGCGGCGAGACCACCGCCGAGTCGCTGGGCAAGCTCCGTCCGGCCTTCGCCAAGGACGGCACGATCACCGCCGGCACCTCCTCGCAGATCTCCGACGGTGCCGCCGCCGTGGTCGTCATGAGCAAGGCCAAGGCCGAGGAACTCGGTCTCGAGTGGATCGCGGAGATCGGTGCGCACGGCAATGTCGCCGGCCCCGACAACTCGCTCCAGTCCCAGCCGTCCAATGCGATCAACCACGCGCTGGGCAAGGACGGGCTGACCGTCGGCGATCTTGACCTGATCGAGATCAACGAGGCGTTCGCGGCCGTCGCGGTGCAGTCAATGAAGGATCTCGGGGTGTCCCCGGAAAAGGTGAATGTCAATGGCGGCGCCATTGCGCTGGGTCACCCGATCGGGATGTCCGGCGCCCGTATCGTGCTGCACCTCGCGCTGGAGCTGCGCCGGCGGGGTGGTGGCGTGGGCGCCGCCGCGCTCTGTGGTGGCGGTGGTCAGGGCGACGCGCTGATCATTCGCGTACCGGGTAAGTAA
- a CDS encoding ABC transporter ATP-binding protein, giving the protein MIELEGLTKHYGDKVAVDHLTFTVRPGIVTGFLGPNGAGKSTTMRMMLDLDNPTSGTVRIDGRHYRQLRDPLTYIGALLEAKAVHGGRSAANHLLCLAQSNGIPRRRVGEVLDTVGLSAVAKKRSKGFSLGMSQRLGIAAALLGDPQVLLFDEPVNGLDPEGIHWIRNLMKNLAGQGRTVFVSSHLMSEMALTAEHLIVIGQGRLMADTSMKDFIHQNSRSYVRMRSPEQEKLLDLLHAEGIEAVQVGNGSLEIDGVPADRLGELAAGHQLVLHELSSQQASLEEAFMQLTAESVEYHAHEGEPVPAQTGGSPTAQPPGAPQPAGTRPGAPQPTGWGADWQKKRS; this is encoded by the coding sequence ATGATCGAGCTTGAGGGGCTGACCAAGCATTACGGCGACAAGGTCGCCGTGGACCACCTCACGTTCACGGTGCGGCCCGGTATCGTCACGGGCTTCCTCGGGCCCAACGGTGCGGGCAAGTCGACGACCATGCGGATGATGCTCGACCTGGACAACCCGACGTCGGGAACGGTCCGGATCGACGGCAGGCACTACCGGCAGCTGCGGGATCCGCTGACGTACATCGGCGCGCTGCTGGAGGCGAAGGCGGTGCACGGCGGCCGCAGCGCCGCCAACCACCTGCTGTGTCTGGCGCAGAGCAACGGCATTCCGCGTCGCCGGGTCGGCGAGGTGCTGGACACCGTCGGGCTGTCCGCCGTCGCCAAGAAGCGCTCCAAAGGGTTCTCGCTCGGGATGAGCCAGCGGCTCGGTATTGCCGCGGCGCTGCTCGGCGATCCGCAGGTGCTGCTCTTCGACGAGCCGGTCAACGGCCTCGACCCCGAAGGCATCCACTGGATCCGCAATCTGATGAAGAACCTGGCGGGCCAGGGCCGGACGGTCTTCGTCTCCTCCCACCTGATGAGCGAGATGGCACTGACCGCCGAGCACCTGATCGTGATCGGGCAGGGCCGGCTGATGGCGGACACCTCGATGAAGGACTTCATCCACCAGAACTCCCGGTCGTACGTCCGGATGCGGTCCCCGGAGCAGGAGAAGCTGCTGGACCTGCTGCACGCCGAGGGCATCGAGGCGGTGCAGGTCGGCAACGGCTCGCTGGAGATCGACGGGGTGCCCGCCGACCGGCTGGGCGAACTCGCCGCCGGGCATCAGCTGGTACTGCACGAGCTGAGCTCCCAGCAGGCGTCCCTGGAAGAGGCGTTCATGCAGCTGACGGCCGAATCGGTGGAGTATCACGCACACGAGGGCGAACCGGTGCCGGCCCAGACCGGAGGGTCGCCGACCGCGCAGCCCCCGGGAGCACCGCAGCCGGCCGGCACACGGCCGGGCGCACCGCAGCCGACCGGCTGGGGTGCGGACTGGCAGAAGAAGAGGAGCTGA
- the scy gene encoding polarized growth protein Scy: MERLKSERDKAVQHADDLGYQVEVLRAKLHEARRNLATRPAYDNVSHQAEQLLRNAQIQADQLRTDAERELREARAQTQRLLQEQAERQSRLEAELHAEAVTRRQRLDEELNERRQTVESHVNENVAWAEQLRARTESQARRLMEESRREAEQALAAARAEAQRLAERARERLGTEAEEARAEAESILRRARTDAERLLNAASNQAQEATDQAEQLRTSVGTESEEARRQAAELTRTAEARIQEADKALREARAEAEKLVEEAQQSATKRLTAAESDNEQRTRTAKAEIARLVGEATKDAEALKAEAEQLREDARTEADRLIAEAEETARSKASEDAAAQLAKAARTAEEVLTKASEDAKATTKAAAEEAERLRSEAESEADRLREEAHDTAAQLKGAAKDDTKEYRAKTAELQEEARRLRGEAEQLRADAVAEGERIRSEARREAVQQIEEAAGSAEELLGKAKADAEETRSGAVAESERVRTEAIERATALRRQAEEALERARSEAEELLTEGAQAAEMVTTEAEESAARLRVEAEQAAEELRAGAQAELDRLHSEAEEKVTAAEESLRGARAEAERLRRETQEEAARLKAESAERRRLLTQQAEEEAERLRAEAASDASSARSEAESVAARLRTEASAEAERLKAEAQETADRVRAEAATAAERTGAEAAQALAAAQEEAARRRREAEQLLGDAREEAHQERTAAREQSDELLAAARTRVGEAQEEAERLVEEADRRAGELVAAAEQTAQQVRDAVAGLHEQAGEEIAGLRSAAEHAAERTKAEAQDEADRVRRDAYEERERAAQDVARARQEAQEATEAAKSLAERAVSEAIEEAEALRTEAAGVLDEARRDANTARSEAADQADRLLSEATAQAEKLVADAAAKAQQLRTDASDALAAGEQDAARARAEARNDANRMRSDAAEQADRLVTEARAEAERIVTEATELTSSAQDDADRTVQEAQQHAERLRAEGERQAQSLVAEATEAAERLRAEAAEVVEKARLDAEQTGDQAREAANKTRSDAAEQADQLMSEAATEAERLRTEAAETASDAERDADRTRADAREQADRMVATATAEADRLRADAAETVTAAQEHANRTRNESAKLKEDAEAAAEQTRTEAQQEADRLLDEARKDAAKRRGDAAEQADQLVAKAQEEALKAATAAEEQADTMVGAARKEAERLLAEATSDGNERVEKARTDANTLLEEARRDATGIRERAEELRQRIESEVEELHERARRESAETMKNAGERVDKLIAQATAQQVEAEEKADRMVADANSEASKVRISAVKKAEGLIKEAENKKAEAVRDAERMRTEAEAEAARIVDEGQRELEVLVRRREDINAEISRVQDVLEALESFEAPGGNGEAKGAGVKAAAGAGATRSSGKQSEG, from the coding sequence ATGGAGCGGCTGAAGAGCGAGCGGGACAAGGCCGTTCAGCACGCCGACGACCTCGGCTACCAGGTCGAGGTGCTGCGCGCCAAGCTCCATGAGGCGCGCCGCAACCTCGCGACCCGCCCTGCCTACGACAACGTCAGTCATCAGGCCGAGCAGCTGCTGCGCAATGCGCAGATCCAGGCGGACCAACTGCGTACGGACGCCGAGCGCGAGCTGCGCGAGGCACGCGCGCAGACCCAGCGGCTGCTCCAGGAGCAGGCCGAGCGGCAGTCCCGGCTGGAGGCCGAGCTGCACGCCGAGGCGGTCACCCGGCGCCAGCGGCTCGACGAGGAGCTCAACGAGCGCCGGCAGACCGTCGAATCGCATGTCAACGAGAACGTCGCCTGGGCCGAACAGCTGCGCGCCCGTACGGAGTCGCAGGCCCGCCGGCTGATGGAGGAGTCCCGCAGGGAGGCCGAGCAGGCGCTGGCCGCCGCGCGGGCCGAGGCCCAGCGGCTGGCCGAACGCGCCCGGGAGCGGCTCGGCACGGAGGCCGAAGAGGCCCGTGCCGAAGCGGAAAGCATCCTGCGCCGGGCCCGGACCGACGCCGAGCGGCTGCTGAACGCCGCCTCCAACCAGGCCCAGGAGGCCACCGATCAGGCCGAGCAGCTGCGTACCAGCGTCGGCACCGAGTCGGAGGAGGCGCGCCGCCAGGCCGCGGAGCTGACCCGCACCGCCGAGGCCCGCATCCAGGAGGCCGACAAGGCGCTGCGCGAGGCGCGCGCCGAGGCGGAGAAGCTGGTCGAGGAGGCGCAGCAGAGCGCCACCAAGCGGCTGACGGCCGCCGAGTCGGACAACGAGCAGCGCACCCGTACGGCCAAGGCGGAGATCGCCCGGCTGGTCGGTGAGGCCACCAAGGACGCCGAGGCGCTCAAGGCCGAGGCCGAGCAACTGCGCGAGGACGCCCGCACCGAGGCCGACCGGCTGATCGCCGAGGCGGAGGAGACCGCCCGGTCCAAGGCGTCGGAGGACGCCGCGGCACAGCTGGCGAAGGCCGCACGCACCGCCGAGGAGGTGCTGACCAAGGCGTCGGAGGACGCCAAGGCCACCACCAAGGCGGCCGCGGAGGAGGCCGAACGGCTGCGCAGCGAGGCCGAGTCCGAGGCGGACCGGCTGCGCGAAGAGGCACATGACACCGCGGCCCAGCTCAAGGGCGCGGCGAAGGACGACACCAAGGAGTACCGCGCCAAGACCGCCGAACTCCAGGAGGAGGCGCGGCGGCTGCGCGGTGAGGCGGAGCAGCTGCGCGCGGACGCGGTCGCCGAGGGCGAGCGGATCCGCAGCGAGGCCCGCCGGGAGGCGGTCCAGCAGATCGAGGAGGCGGCCGGGTCCGCCGAGGAGCTGCTGGGCAAGGCCAAGGCCGATGCCGAGGAGACCCGTTCGGGTGCCGTCGCGGAGAGCGAGCGGGTGCGGACGGAGGCCATCGAGCGGGCCACGGCGCTGCGCCGGCAGGCCGAGGAGGCCCTGGAGCGGGCCCGTTCGGAGGCCGAGGAGCTGCTGACCGAGGGCGCCCAGGCCGCGGAGATGGTGACCACCGAGGCCGAGGAGTCCGCCGCGCGGCTGCGCGTGGAGGCCGAGCAGGCCGCGGAGGAGCTGCGGGCCGGCGCCCAGGCCGAGCTGGACCGGCTGCACAGCGAGGCGGAGGAGAAGGTCACCGCCGCCGAGGAGTCGCTGCGCGGTGCCCGCGCGGAGGCGGAGCGGCTGCGCCGGGAGACGCAGGAGGAGGCGGCCCGCCTCAAGGCGGAGTCGGCCGAGAGGCGCCGGCTGCTGACGCAGCAGGCCGAGGAGGAGGCCGAAAGGCTGCGGGCGGAGGCGGCTTCGGACGCCTCGTCGGCACGGTCCGAGGCCGAGTCGGTGGCGGCGCGGCTGCGCACCGAGGCGTCGGCCGAGGCGGAGCGGCTGAAGGCGGAGGCGCAGGAGACCGCGGACCGGGTGCGCGCCGAGGCCGCGACGGCCGCGGAGCGCACGGGCGCGGAAGCGGCGCAGGCACTGGCCGCGGCCCAGGAGGAGGCCGCGCGGCGGCGCCGGGAGGCCGAGCAGCTGCTGGGCGACGCCCGCGAGGAGGCACACCAGGAGCGGACCGCGGCGCGCGAGCAGAGCGACGAGCTGCTGGCGGCGGCCCGTACGCGGGTGGGCGAGGCTCAGGAGGAAGCCGAGCGGCTGGTCGAGGAAGCGGACCGGCGGGCCGGCGAACTGGTGGCGGCGGCCGAGCAGACCGCACAGCAGGTGCGGGACGCGGTCGCGGGGCTGCACGAGCAGGCCGGTGAGGAGATCGCCGGGCTGCGTTCGGCGGCCGAGCATGCCGCGGAGCGCACGAAGGCCGAGGCACAGGACGAGGCCGACCGGGTCCGCAGGGACGCCTACGAGGAGCGGGAGCGCGCCGCGCAGGACGTGGCGCGGGCGCGGCAGGAGGCCCAGGAGGCGACGGAGGCCGCGAAGTCCCTGGCGGAGCGGGCGGTTTCCGAGGCCATCGAGGAGGCCGAGGCGCTCCGCACCGAAGCGGCCGGGGTGCTGGACGAGGCACGCCGGGACGCCAATACGGCGCGCTCCGAGGCCGCCGACCAGGCCGACCGGCTGCTGTCGGAGGCGACCGCGCAGGCCGAGAAGCTGGTCGCGGACGCCGCGGCGAAGGCGCAGCAGCTGCGTACGGACGCCTCGGATGCGCTGGCGGCCGGCGAGCAGGACGCCGCTCGGGCCCGTGCCGAGGCGCGCAACGACGCGAACCGGATGCGCTCGGACGCCGCGGAGCAGGCCGACCGGCTGGTCACCGAGGCGCGCGCGGAGGCCGAACGGATCGTCACCGAGGCGACCGAGCTGACGTCTTCGGCGCAGGACGACGCGGACCGTACGGTCCAGGAGGCCCAGCAGCACGCCGAGCGGCTGCGGGCCGAGGGCGAGCGGCAGGCGCAGTCCCTGGTGGCGGAGGCGACCGAGGCGGCGGAGCGGCTGCGGGCCGAGGCGGCCGAGGTGGTCGAGAAGGCCCGTCTGGACGCCGAGCAGACCGGCGACCAGGCGCGCGAGGCGGCCAACAAGACGCGTTCGGACGCCGCCGAGCAGGCCGACCAGCTGATGTCGGAGGCCGCGACCGAGGCGGAGCGGCTGCGCACGGAGGCGGCGGAGACCGCCTCGGACGCCGAGCGGGACGCGGACCGTACCCGTGCCGATGCCCGCGAGCAGGCGGACCGGATGGTCGCGACGGCCACGGCGGAGGCGGACCGGCTGCGGGCGGATGCGGCCGAAACGGTCACCGCCGCGCAGGAGCACGCCAACCGCACCCGTAACGAGTCCGCGAAGCTCAAGGAAGACGCCGAGGCGGCGGCCGAGCAGACCCGGACCGAGGCCCAGCAGGAGGCGGACCGGCTGCTCGACGAGGCACGCAAGGACGCCGCCAAGCGCCGCGGGGACGCGGCCGAGCAGGCGGACCAGCTCGTCGCCAAGGCCCAGGAGGAGGCGCTGAAGGCCGCCACCGCCGCCGAGGAGCAGGCCGACACGATGGTCGGGGCGGCCCGCAAGGAGGCCGAACGGCTCCTCGCGGAGGCGACGTCCGACGGCAACGAACGGGTGGAAAAGGCGCGTACGGACGCGAACACCCTGCTGGAGGAGGCCCGCCGGGACGCCACCGGTATCCGCGAGCGCGCCGAGGAGCTGCGCCAGCGGATCGAGTCCGAGGTCGAGGAGCTGCACGAGCGGGCCCGCCGGGAGTCGGCGGAGACGATGAAGAACGCCGGCGAACGGGTCGACAAGCTCATCGCGCAGGCCACCGCCCAGCAGGTGGAGGCCGAGGAGAAGGCCGACCGGATGGTGGCGGACGCGAACAGCGAGGCGAGCAAGGTCCGGATCTCGGCGGTGAAGAAGGCCGAGGGCCTGATCAAGGAGGCCGAGAACAAGAAGGCCGAGGCGGTGCGCGACGCGGAGCGGATGCGCACCGAGGCCGAGGCGGAGGCCGCCCGGATCGTGGACGAGGGCCAGCGGGAGCTGGAGGTTCTGGTGCGCCGGCGCGAGGACATCAACGCCGAAATCTCCCGCGTCCAGGACGTTCTGGAAGCCCTGGAGTCGTTCGAGGCGCCCGGCGGAAACGGGGAGGCCAAGGGCGCCGGAGTGAAGGCGGCCGCGGGCGCGGGGGCAACTCGTTCGAGTGGCAAGCAGTCTGAGGGGTAG
- a CDS encoding ABC transporter ATP-binding protein, giving the protein MIEAVGLTKRYGAKTAVYNLSFQVRPGTVTGFLGPNGSGKSTTMRMILGLDAPTSGRATIAGRPFRSLPNAPRQVGALLDAKAVHGGRSARQHLLSLAQLSGIPARRVDEVLGVVGLQDVAGRRSKGFSLGMGQRLGIAAALLGDPQVLLFDEPVNGLDPEGILWVRNLMKQLASEGRTVFVSSHLMSEMALTAEHLIVIGRGQLMADMPVKDFISANSADFARVRTPDTEPEQREKLTAAIGEAGGQTAPEPDGALRVTGLPLPRISELAHQADVRLWELSPHQASLEEAYMRLTQSAVDYRSTADPRGGLQGAPAGYAPQGAAPQGFAGDPGYGAGQPGVPGQVPAGAPGQGQPNPYAQQDPYAQQAPGAAGPGYPPPAQAQGHPYGSPESYGAPHPYGQQPAAPMPPATPAGSPAAPAAQPTPHHEDAR; this is encoded by the coding sequence ATGATCGAGGCAGTCGGCCTGACAAAGCGCTACGGCGCCAAGACGGCCGTGTACAACCTGTCGTTCCAGGTACGGCCGGGCACGGTGACCGGCTTCCTGGGGCCCAACGGCTCCGGTAAGTCGACCACGATGCGCATGATTCTGGGCCTGGACGCACCGACCTCGGGGCGTGCCACCATCGCCGGCCGTCCCTTCCGCAGCCTCCCCAACGCCCCGCGTCAGGTGGGCGCGCTGCTGGATGCCAAGGCCGTGCACGGCGGGCGCAGCGCGCGCCAGCATCTGCTCTCGCTCGCCCAGCTGTCCGGCATCCCGGCCCGCCGGGTCGACGAGGTGCTCGGGGTGGTCGGCCTCCAGGACGTCGCGGGACGGCGCTCCAAGGGCTTCTCGCTCGGCATGGGCCAGCGGCTGGGCATCGCCGCGGCGCTGCTCGGCGATCCGCAGGTGCTGCTCTTCGACGAGCCGGTCAACGGCCTCGACCCCGAAGGCATCCTGTGGGTGCGCAATCTGATGAAGCAGCTGGCGTCCGAGGGCCGTACGGTCTTTGTGTCCTCGCACCTGATGAGCGAAATGGCGCTGACCGCCGAGCACTTGATCGTGATCGGCCGTGGACAGCTGATGGCGGACATGCCGGTCAAGGACTTCATCTCGGCCAACTCCGCCGATTTCGCCCGGGTGCGTACGCCGGACACCGAGCCGGAGCAGCGCGAGAAGCTGACCGCCGCGATCGGTGAGGCGGGCGGGCAGACCGCGCCCGAGCCGGACGGCGCGCTGCGGGTGACCGGGCTGCCGCTCCCCCGTATCAGCGAGCTCGCGCATCAGGCCGATGTCCGGCTGTGGGAGCTGTCGCCGCACCAGGCGTCGCTGGAAGAGGCGTACATGCGCCTGACGCAGAGCGCCGTGGACTACCGCTCGACGGCCGACCCGCGGGGCGGCCTCCAGGGCGCCCCCGCCGGGTACGCCCCGCAGGGTGCCGCCCCGCAGGGCTTCGCCGGCGATCCGGGGTACGGGGCCGGTCAGCCCGGCGTCCCCGGCCAGGTTCCGGCCGGCGCCCCCGGCCAGGGGCAGCCCAACCCCTATGCCCAGCAGGACCCGTACGCCCAGCAGGCGCCGGGAGCCGCGGGGCCGGGCTATCCGCCGCCCGCGCAGGCTCAAGGTCACCCGTACGGGTCGCCCGAGTCCTACGGTGCACCCCACCCGTACGGGCAGCAGCCCGCCGCGCCGATGCCGCCGGCGACGCCCGCCGGATCGCCCGCCGCCCCCGCCGCCCAGCCCACGCCGCACCACGAGGACGCCCGATGA
- a CDS encoding coiled-coil domain-containing protein, with protein sequence MSDTSSPFGFELVRRGYDRGQVDDRITKLVADRDSALARITSLEKRIEELHLETQNAQAQVNDAEPSYAGLGARVEKILRLAEEEAKDLREEARRAAEQHRELAESAAQQVRNDAEQFATDRKAKAEDEGARIVEKAKGEASTLRAEAQKDAQSKREEADSLFEETRAKAAQAAADFETNLAKRREQSERDLASRQAKAEKRLAEIEHRAEQLRLEAEKLRTDAERRARQTVETAQRQAEDIVADANAKADRIRSESERELAALTNRRDSINAQLTNVREMLATLTGAAVAAAGAPGEEESTSRGVPAQQTR encoded by the coding sequence ATGAGCGACACTTCCTCCCCTTTCGGCTTCGAGCTCGTGCGGCGTGGGTACGACCGCGGTCAGGTGGATGACCGCATTACGAAGCTTGTCGCCGATCGCGACAGCGCGCTGGCCCGCATCACGTCGCTGGAAAAGCGGATCGAGGAACTGCACCTCGAAACGCAGAACGCCCAGGCGCAGGTCAATGACGCCGAACCTTCCTACGCGGGCCTCGGTGCGCGCGTGGAGAAGATCCTCCGCCTCGCCGAAGAGGAAGCGAAGGATCTGCGCGAAGAGGCCCGCCGGGCCGCCGAGCAGCACCGTGAGCTGGCCGAGTCGGCCGCCCAGCAGGTCCGCAACGACGCCGAGCAGTTCGCCACGGACCGCAAGGCGAAGGCGGAGGACGAGGGCGCCCGGATCGTCGAGAAGGCCAAGGGCGAGGCGTCCACGCTGCGCGCCGAGGCGCAGAAGGACGCGCAGTCCAAGCGCGAGGAGGCGGACTCCCTCTTCGAGGAGACCCGCGCCAAGGCCGCGCAGGCCGCAGCCGACTTCGAGACCAACCTCGCCAAGCGCCGTGAGCAGTCCGAACGCGACCTGGCCTCGCGCCAGGCCAAGGCCGAGAAGCGGCTCGCGGAGATCGAGCACCGCGCCGAGCAGCTCCGCCTGGAGGCCGAGAAGCTGCGGACGGACGCGGAGCGCCGGGCCCGCCAGACGGTGGAGACCGCGCAGCGCCAGGCCGAGGACATCGTGGCGGACGCCAACGCCAAGGCGGATCGTATCCGCAGCGAATCCGAGCGCGAGCTGGCGGCGCTGACCAACCGCCGCGACTCGATCAACGCCCAGCTGACCAACGTCCGCGAGATGCTGGCGACGCTGACCGGCGCGGCGGTGGCCGCGGCCGGCGCCCCCGGCGAGGAGGAGAGCACCTCCCGCGGCGTCCCCGCCCAGCAGACCCGCTGA
- the mce gene encoding methylmalonyl-CoA epimerase produces the protein MLTRIDHIGIACFDLDKTVEFYRATYGFEVFHSEVNEEQGVREAMLKINETSDGGASYLQLLEPTREDSAVGKWLAKNGEGVHHIAFGTADVDGDSEAIRGKGVRVLYDEPRTGSMGSRITFLHPKDCHGVLTELVTAAPATSEDH, from the coding sequence ATGCTGACGCGAATCGACCACATCGGGATCGCCTGTTTCGACCTCGACAAGACTGTCGAGTTCTACCGTGCCACGTACGGCTTCGAGGTGTTCCACTCCGAGGTCAACGAGGAGCAGGGAGTCCGGGAAGCCATGCTCAAGATCAATGAGACGTCCGACGGCGGCGCCTCGTATTTGCAGCTTTTGGAGCCCACCCGCGAGGACTCCGCGGTGGGCAAGTGGCTTGCCAAGAACGGCGAGGGCGTCCACCACATCGCCTTCGGCACCGCGGACGTGGACGGCGACTCCGAGGCCATCCGCGGCAAGGGCGTCCGGGTCCTCTACGACGAGCCCAGGACGGGTTCGATGGGGTCCCGGATCACCTTCCTGCACCCCAAGGATTGTCACGGAGTGCTCACCGAACTCGTCACCGCGGCGCCCGCCACCTCCGAAGACCACTGA